One window from the genome of Synechococcus sp. PROS-7-1 encodes:
- a CDS encoding YchJ family protein: MASCCGPFHQGLAKAQTAEQLMRSRYSAYALGEIEYLIGTHPEPQTPLQQRRRELRSNSRQLRWMALEILAVEGGGIEDCQGTVQFAAHFVASGQRRCLKETSLFQRRDGQLSGEWLYIRAL; this comes from the coding sequence TTGGCGTCATGTTGCGGTCCTTTTCATCAGGGACTGGCGAAGGCGCAAACGGCTGAACAGTTGATGCGGTCGCGTTACAGCGCTTATGCGCTGGGTGAGATTGAGTATTTGATCGGCACGCACCCTGAGCCACAAACTCCGCTTCAGCAACGGCGTCGCGAACTACGGTCCAACAGCCGTCAGCTCCGATGGATGGCACTCGAAATCCTCGCTGTGGAAGGTGGTGGCATCGAGGATTGCCAGGGCACTGTTCAGTTTGCAGCGCATTTCGTCGCGTCTGGACAGCGCAGATGTTTAAAGGAAACCTCGCTGTTTCAGAGACGGGATGGGCAGCTCAGTGGGGAATGGCTTTACATCCGAGCCCTGTGA
- a CDS encoding DUF3326 domain-containing protein — translation MAAVFPTLMIVPTGIGCEIGGYAGDALPAARVLAAASGCLVTHPNVMNGAALYWSDERILYVEGWGLDRFAAGELALRGGRRQRVGLLLDAGIEPSLRDRHLQVADACRATLGLEIGPVVTTDVPLEVTLRQGESGVSWGSLERPDALLRAGEKLRERGATAIAVVARFPDDSGSEALQAYRHGSGVDGLAGAEAVISHLLVRHLQIPCAHAPALAPLPLDPQLDPRAAAEELAHTFLPCVLVGLSRAPDLIQSASAQPGDLLASGLGALVVPEGALGGEAVLACLERNVPVIAVTNPSVLQVSSHSMGLEGRVVAAATYAEAAGLLLAMREGVALPSLQRPLLPLDCCSSTRD, via the coding sequence ATGGCTGCCGTCTTCCCCACACTGATGATTGTGCCCACGGGGATTGGATGCGAGATCGGAGGGTATGCCGGTGATGCGCTGCCGGCTGCGCGGGTACTCGCGGCGGCCTCGGGCTGTCTGGTGACCCACCCCAATGTGATGAATGGGGCCGCCCTCTACTGGAGCGACGAACGCATTCTTTACGTGGAGGGATGGGGGCTTGATCGTTTTGCAGCTGGGGAGCTGGCGCTGCGAGGAGGACGGCGGCAGCGGGTTGGCTTGCTGCTCGACGCTGGGATCGAACCGTCGCTTCGGGACCGCCACCTCCAGGTTGCCGATGCCTGTCGCGCCACGCTCGGCTTGGAGATTGGCCCGGTGGTCACTACGGATGTCCCTCTCGAAGTCACGCTGCGGCAGGGGGAGAGTGGGGTGAGCTGGGGCTCGCTCGAGCGTCCTGATGCACTGCTTCGCGCTGGGGAGAAGCTGCGTGAAAGGGGCGCAACGGCGATCGCTGTGGTGGCTCGATTTCCGGATGATTCCGGCAGCGAAGCGTTGCAGGCTTATCGCCATGGCAGCGGCGTGGATGGGTTGGCTGGTGCGGAGGCGGTGATCAGCCATCTGCTCGTGCGGCATCTTCAGATCCCCTGTGCCCACGCACCGGCTCTGGCTCCTTTGCCCCTTGATCCTCAGCTGGATCCGCGGGCGGCAGCCGAAGAGCTGGCGCATACTTTTCTCCCCTGTGTTCTCGTGGGGCTCAGTCGTGCACCCGATCTGATTCAGTCGGCATCAGCGCAGCCTGGAGATCTGCTGGCTTCCGGGCTTGGGGCCCTTGTGGTGCCGGAGGGTGCTTTAGGGGGTGAGGCCGTCCTGGCCTGTTTGGAGCGGAACGTCCCGGTGATTGCCGTCACCAACCCTTCTGTGCTGCAGGTGTCGTCCCATTCCATGGGACTTGAGGGACGGGTGGTTGCTGCTGCGACCTATGCCGAAGCTGCCGGGTTGCTGCTGGCGATGCGGGAGGGGGTGGCGTTGCCATCGCTGCAGAGGCCTCTTTTGCCTCTGGACTGCTGTTCCAGCACTCGAGACTGA